In the Streptomyces sp. cg36 genome, one interval contains:
- a CDS encoding MDR family MFS transporter: MATSTPAGVRDGGAAHGGHPSGGAPMTHRQIMEALSGLLLGMFVAILSSTIVSNALPHIIGDLGGGQSAYTWVVTASLLAMTATTPLWGKLSDLFSKKLLVQIALIIYVSGSVVAGLSQNAGMLIACRVVQGVGVGGLSALAQIIMAAMIAPRERGRYSGYLGATFAVATVGGPLLGGVITDTDWLGWRWCFYVGVPFAVIALIVLQKTLKLPVVKREVKVDWAGAFFISAAVSLLLVWVTFAGDKYDWISWQTAAMVGGSVLLGAVFVYVESRAAEPIIPLRLFRNRTITLASLASLFVGVAMFSGTVFFSQYFQLARGESPTMSGVLTIPMIAGLFISSTVSGQVITKTGRWKAWLVSGGALVTAGLALLGTMRYDTAYWQLAIYMALMGLGIGMMMQNLVLCTQNQVSPADLGSASSVVTFFRSLGGAVGVSALGAVMANRVTHYVKDGLADLGPKAAAAAQGGGGGGIPDLDKLPAPLRTVMESAYGHGVADVFLYAAPCTLLAFFVTLFIKEVALRSRAEQTAAAAAERTDAPRTAAATAE, encoded by the coding sequence ATGGCTACATCCACACCGGCCGGTGTGCGGGACGGCGGCGCCGCCCACGGAGGACACCCCTCCGGCGGCGCGCCGATGACTCACCGGCAGATCATGGAGGCGCTGTCCGGGCTGCTGCTCGGCATGTTCGTCGCCATCCTGTCCTCGACCATCGTCTCCAACGCGCTCCCCCACATCATCGGCGACCTGGGCGGCGGCCAGTCCGCGTACACCTGGGTCGTCACGGCGTCGCTGCTGGCGATGACCGCGACCACGCCGCTGTGGGGCAAGCTCTCCGATCTCTTCAGCAAGAAGCTGCTGGTCCAGATAGCCCTGATCATCTACGTCAGCGGCTCGGTGGTCGCCGGTCTCTCCCAGAACGCAGGGATGCTGATCGCCTGCCGCGTCGTCCAGGGCGTCGGCGTCGGCGGTCTCTCCGCGCTGGCCCAGATCATCATGGCCGCCATGATCGCGCCCCGTGAGCGCGGCCGGTACAGCGGCTACCTCGGTGCCACGTTCGCGGTCGCGACGGTCGGCGGCCCGCTGCTCGGCGGCGTCATCACCGACACCGACTGGCTCGGCTGGCGCTGGTGCTTCTACGTCGGCGTGCCGTTCGCGGTGATCGCCCTGATCGTGCTCCAGAAGACCCTGAAGCTCCCCGTGGTCAAGCGCGAGGTCAAGGTCGACTGGGCGGGCGCGTTCTTCATCAGCGCGGCCGTCTCGCTGCTGCTGGTGTGGGTGACGTTCGCGGGCGACAAGTACGACTGGATCTCGTGGCAGACGGCCGCCATGGTCGGCGGCTCGGTACTGCTGGGCGCGGTCTTCGTCTACGTGGAGTCCAGGGCGGCCGAGCCGATCATCCCGCTGCGGCTGTTCCGCAACCGCACGATCACGCTGGCCTCGCTGGCCTCGCTCTTCGTCGGTGTCGCGATGTTCTCCGGCACGGTCTTCTTCAGCCAGTACTTCCAGCTGGCGCGGGGCGAGTCGCCGACCATGTCGGGCGTGCTGACCATCCCGATGATCGCCGGTCTGTTCATCTCCTCCACCGTCTCCGGCCAGGTCATCACCAAGACCGGGCGCTGGAAGGCGTGGCTGGTCAGCGGTGGCGCGCTGGTCACGGCGGGCCTCGCGCTGCTGGGCACCATGCGGTACGACACCGCGTACTGGCAGCTCGCCATCTACATGGCGCTGATGGGCCTCGGCATCGGCATGATGATGCAGAACCTGGTGCTCTGCACCCAGAACCAGGTCTCCCCGGCCGACCTCGGCTCCGCCTCGTCGGTGGTGACCTTCTTCCGGTCCCTCGGCGGCGCGGTGGGCGTCTCGGCGCTCGGCGCGGTCATGGCCAACCGGGTCACCCACTACGTCAAGGACGGCCTGGCCGACCTCGGCCCGAAGGCCGCCGCGGCGGCCCAGGGCGGTGGCGGGGGCGGCATCCCCGACCTCGACAAGCTGCCCGCGCCGCTGCGCACGGTGATGGAGAGCGCGTACGGCCACGGTGTGGCGGACGTCTTCCTGTACGCCGCGCCCTGCACCCTGCTGGCCTTCTTCGTCACGCTGTTCATCAAGGAGGTCGCGCTGCGCTCCCGCGCCGAGCAGACCGCCGCCGCCGCTGCCGAGCGGACGGACGCGCCGCGGACCGCCGCCGCGACGGCCGAATAG
- a CDS encoding RNA polymerase sigma factor SigF — protein sequence MSAEQGSSKVQVLTLTKSAPAPDVRESSEAIDTRAPLDTGAPLAAIPSPAARRETATAPREQLDTRTLSRSLFLRLAELGAEESPERTYVRDTLIELNLPLVRYAAARFRSRNEPMEDIVQVGTIGLIKAIDRFDCERGVEFPTFAMPTVVGEIKRFFRDTSWSVRVPRRLQELRLALTKASDELAQKLDRSPTVPELAAVLGVPEEDVVDGLAVGNAYTASSLDSPSPEDDGGEGSLADRLGYEDAALEGVEYRESLKPLLAKLPPRERQIIMLRFFANMTQSQIGEEVGISQMHVSRLLTRTLAQLREGLIAD from the coding sequence ATGTCCGCAGAACAGGGCAGCTCGAAGGTGCAGGTGCTCACGCTCACGAAGAGCGCGCCCGCGCCCGATGTGCGCGAGAGCTCGGAAGCCATCGACACGCGCGCGCCGCTCGACACCGGCGCGCCGCTCGCCGCGATCCCCTCCCCCGCCGCCCGGCGCGAGACGGCGACCGCCCCCCGCGAGCAGCTGGACACGCGCACGCTCTCCCGCTCCCTGTTCCTGCGGCTCGCCGAGCTGGGCGCCGAGGAGAGCCCGGAGCGTACGTATGTGCGCGACACCCTGATCGAGCTCAACCTGCCGCTGGTGCGGTACGCGGCGGCCCGCTTCCGCTCCCGCAACGAGCCGATGGAGGACATCGTCCAGGTCGGCACGATCGGCCTGATCAAGGCGATCGACCGGTTCGACTGCGAACGGGGCGTGGAGTTCCCGACGTTCGCGATGCCGACGGTGGTCGGGGAGATCAAGCGCTTCTTCCGCGACACCAGCTGGTCGGTCCGCGTCCCGCGCCGCCTCCAGGAGCTGCGGCTCGCGCTGACCAAGGCGAGCGACGAGCTGGCCCAGAAGCTGGACCGCTCGCCGACGGTCCCGGAGCTGGCGGCCGTCCTCGGGGTCCCCGAGGAGGACGTGGTCGACGGCCTGGCGGTCGGCAACGCGTACACGGCGTCCTCGCTGGACTCCCCGTCCCCCGAGGACGACGGCGGCGAGGGCTCCCTCGCGGACCGCCTGGGGTACGAGGACGCGGCGCTCGAAGGCGTCGAGTACCGCGAGTCCCTCAAGCCGCTGCTCGCCAAACTGCCGCCGCGCGAGCGCCAGATCATCATGCTGCGCTTCTTCGCGAACATGACCCAGTCCCAGATCGGCGAGGAGGTCGGCATCTCCCAGATGCACGTCTCGCGCCTGCTGACCCGGACCCTGGCACAGCTGCGCGAGGGCCTGATCGCGGACTGA
- a CDS encoding MarR family winged helix-turn-helix transcriptional regulator, with translation MAAQSHYEELARQLSAIGAVKRGLGRILPAECPSGSAAVLTLLGRHGEMRISRLAELLDVDMSVTSRHVAHVAGRGWIERDPDPLDKRSRILRLTPAGRAMLDELGRRTAEMFARTLRDWSDDEVGQLNAMLARLRESFDCREERRDDRREDRRDRGERFTRPAPLTRTPAAQQA, from the coding sequence ATGGCCGCGCAGAGCCACTACGAGGAGCTGGCCCGGCAGCTCAGCGCCATCGGGGCCGTCAAGCGCGGGCTCGGCCGGATCCTGCCCGCCGAGTGCCCGTCCGGCTCCGCCGCCGTGCTCACCCTCCTGGGGCGGCACGGCGAGATGCGGATCAGCAGACTCGCCGAACTCCTCGATGTGGACATGTCGGTGACGAGCCGTCATGTGGCGCACGTCGCCGGGCGGGGCTGGATCGAGCGGGACCCGGACCCCCTGGACAAGCGCTCCCGCATCCTGCGGCTCACCCCCGCCGGCCGCGCCATGCTCGACGAGCTCGGGCGGCGCACGGCGGAGATGTTCGCCCGGACCCTGCGGGACTGGTCCGACGACGAGGTCGGACAGCTGAACGCCATGCTCGCGCGGCTCAGGGAGAGCTTCGACTGCCGCGAGGAGCGGCGGGACGACCGGCGCGAGGACCGGCGCGACCGCGGGGAACGTTTCACCCGTCCCGCGCCGCTCACCCGTACACCCGCCGCACAGCAGGCGTAA
- a CDS encoding MFS transporter → MTATAAENPAAPTGHPQRWLILGVICLAQLTVLLDNTVLNVAIPSLTTSVGASTADIQWMINAYSLVQSGLLLTAGSASDRYGRKKMLAAGLALFGIGSLAAGLSQSAGQLIAARAGMGVGGALLMTTTLAVVVQIFSDEERVKAIGIWATVNSLGFAAGPLIGGLMLDHFWWGSIFLINIPVAALGLVAVVALVPESKNPLGDRPDLLGALLSTVGMTGVVYAIISGPEHGWTSAHVLVPAAVGLAFLAAFARWELSIEYPMLDMNFFRNKKFTGAVAGSILVAFGMGGSLFLLTQHLQFVLGYGPLEAGLRTAPLALSVIALNVAGVGARLLPKLGTPKTIAVGMTANAAGLAMIALLGGDHYSGMLLGLVVMGAGIAVSMPAMANTLMSAIPPERAGVGAGVNGTLAEFGNGLGVAVLGAVLNSRFAALIPSVVGAASLPAALAAAGDDAERGRISDAFASGLETSQLVGAVAVLAGGLLAAALLARAERGEQDRTPQPQAAPAA, encoded by the coding sequence ATGACGGCCACGGCCGCCGAGAACCCAGCCGCCCCCACCGGGCATCCGCAGCGCTGGCTGATCCTCGGAGTCATCTGCCTCGCCCAGCTCACCGTGCTGCTCGACAACACCGTCCTGAACGTCGCCATCCCCTCGCTCACCACCTCGGTGGGCGCGTCGACCGCCGACATCCAGTGGATGATCAACGCGTACTCGCTGGTCCAGTCCGGCCTGCTGCTCACCGCGGGCAGCGCCTCCGACCGCTACGGCCGCAAGAAGATGCTGGCCGCCGGTCTCGCCCTGTTCGGCATCGGCTCGCTGGCCGCCGGACTCTCGCAGAGCGCGGGCCAGTTGATCGCCGCGCGGGCCGGCATGGGCGTCGGCGGCGCGCTGCTGATGACCACCACCCTCGCCGTCGTCGTGCAGATATTCAGCGACGAGGAGCGGGTCAAGGCCATCGGCATCTGGGCCACGGTCAACTCCCTCGGCTTCGCGGCCGGACCGCTGATCGGCGGGCTCATGCTCGACCACTTCTGGTGGGGCTCGATCTTCCTCATCAACATCCCGGTCGCGGCCCTCGGCCTGGTGGCCGTGGTGGCCCTGGTCCCCGAGTCGAAGAACCCGCTGGGCGACCGGCCGGACCTGCTGGGCGCGCTGCTCTCCACGGTCGGCATGACCGGTGTGGTGTACGCGATCATCTCCGGCCCCGAGCACGGCTGGACCTCCGCGCACGTGCTGGTCCCGGCGGCGGTCGGGCTGGCCTTCCTGGCCGCGTTCGCCCGCTGGGAGCTGTCCATCGAGTACCCGATGCTGGACATGAACTTCTTCCGGAACAAGAAGTTCACGGGCGCGGTCGCGGGCTCGATCCTGGTCGCGTTCGGCATGGGCGGCTCGCTCTTCCTGCTCACCCAGCACCTCCAGTTCGTCCTCGGCTACGGGCCGCTGGAGGCGGGGCTGCGCACCGCGCCGCTGGCGCTGAGCGTGATCGCCCTGAACGTGGCGGGCGTCGGCGCGCGGCTGCTGCCCAAGCTCGGCACCCCGAAGACGATCGCGGTCGGCATGACGGCCAACGCCGCCGGTCTCGCGATGATCGCCCTGCTCGGCGGCGACCACTACAGCGGCATGCTGCTCGGCCTGGTCGTGATGGGCGCGGGCATCGCGGTCTCCATGCCCGCCATGGCCAACACGCTGATGAGCGCGATCCCGCCGGAGCGCGCGGGCGTCGGCGCGGGCGTCAACGGCACCCTGGCCGAGTTCGGCAACGGCCTCGGCGTGGCGGTCCTGGGCGCGGTCCTCAACTCCCGCTTCGCGGCGCTGATCCCGTCCGTGGTGGGCGCGGCCTCGCTGCCGGCCGCGCTGGCGGCGGCGGGCGACGACGCCGAACGCGGCCGGATCTCCGACGCGTTCGCCTCCGGCCTGGAGACGAGTCAGCTGGTCGGAGCGGTGGCGGTGCTCGCGGGCGGACTGCTCGCGGCGGCCCTGCTGGCCCGTGCGGAGCGCGGCGAGCAGGACCGGACCCCGCAGCCGCAGGCCGCACCCGCGGCATAG
- a CDS encoding RNA polymerase sigma factor SigF, giving the protein MPASTAPQVPPQNEPQEAPEGHRAPVRTSTRGADTRALTQVLFGQLKGLRPGTPEHDRVRGALIEANLPLVRYAAARFRSRNEPMEDVVQVGTIGLINAIDRFDPERGVQFPTFAMPTVVGEIKRYFRDNVRTVHVPRRLHELWVQVNGATEDLTTAHGRSPTTAEIADRLKIGEDEVLACIEAGRSYHATSLEAAQEGDGLPGLLDRLGYEDPALAGVEHRDLVRHLLVQLPEREQRILMLRYYSNLTQSQISQELGVSQMHVSRLLARSFARLRSANRIEA; this is encoded by the coding sequence GTGCCGGCCAGTACCGCACCTCAAGTGCCGCCCCAGAACGAGCCCCAGGAGGCTCCGGAGGGCCATCGGGCCCCCGTCCGGACCAGCACCCGGGGTGCGGACACCCGGGCGCTCACCCAGGTCCTCTTCGGGCAGCTCAAGGGCCTGCGGCCGGGCACCCCGGAGCACGACCGGGTGCGCGGGGCGCTGATCGAGGCGAACCTGCCGCTGGTGCGGTACGCGGCGGCCCGCTTCCGCTCCCGCAACGAGCCGATGGAGGACGTGGTCCAGGTCGGCACGATCGGGCTGATCAACGCGATCGACCGGTTCGACCCGGAGCGCGGGGTGCAGTTCCCCACCTTCGCCATGCCGACCGTCGTCGGCGAGATCAAGCGGTACTTCCGCGACAACGTGCGCACCGTCCACGTGCCGCGCCGGCTGCACGAGCTGTGGGTCCAAGTGAACGGCGCCACCGAGGACCTGACGACCGCTCACGGCCGCTCGCCCACGACCGCCGAGATCGCCGACCGGCTGAAGATCGGCGAGGACGAGGTGCTCGCCTGCATCGAGGCGGGCCGCTCCTACCACGCGACCTCCCTGGAGGCGGCCCAGGAGGGCGACGGGCTGCCCGGACTGCTCGACCGGCTCGGCTACGAGGACCCGGCGCTCGCCGGGGTGGAACACCGCGACCTGGTCCGGCACCTCCTCGTACAACTGCCCGAGCGGGAGCAGCGGATCCTGATGCTGCGCTATTACAGCAATTTGACGCAGTCCCAGATCAGCCAGGAGCTGGGGGTCTCCCAGATGCATGTGTCCAGGCTGCTGGCCAGGAGTTTCGCTCGACTTCGATCCGCAAATCGAATCGAGGCATAA
- a CDS encoding TetR/AcrR family transcriptional regulator, whose translation MVSAADRAKHPTRTSVWLEGGKPAGRVRRSDQPASALDRDRIIAESVRLLDAEGPAKFSMRRLAGELGVTAMSLYWYVDTKDDLLELALDSVFAELTVPDVEAAGADADWRDQLRELAVSYRSVMVRHPWVSPLVGRYLNIGPHSMRFATAAQHILSRSGLPAHGVTGGLSAVFQFVYGFGTIEGHFVARCAEAGVTQDEYFAHAMGALRERPELHKQMERSEELMEARGGDTVEEMRDRDFVFALEILIAGIEAKRER comes from the coding sequence ATGGTGTCGGCAGCCGACCGCGCGAAGCATCCGACGCGTACCAGCGTGTGGCTGGAGGGCGGCAAACCGGCGGGCCGCGTCCGGCGGTCCGACCAGCCCGCGTCCGCGCTCGACCGGGACCGGATCATCGCCGAGTCGGTGCGCCTGCTCGACGCGGAGGGCCCGGCGAAGTTCTCCATGCGCCGGCTCGCGGGCGAGCTCGGGGTGACCGCGATGTCCCTGTACTGGTACGTGGACACCAAGGACGACCTGCTGGAGCTCGCCCTGGACTCGGTGTTCGCGGAGCTGACCGTGCCCGACGTCGAAGCCGCGGGCGCCGACGCGGACTGGCGCGACCAGCTGCGCGAACTCGCCGTCAGCTACCGCTCGGTCATGGTCCGCCACCCCTGGGTGTCGCCGCTGGTGGGCCGCTACCTCAACATCGGGCCGCACTCGATGCGGTTCGCCACCGCCGCGCAGCACATCCTGAGCCGCTCGGGCCTGCCCGCGCACGGCGTCACCGGCGGCCTCTCCGCGGTCTTCCAGTTCGTGTACGGCTTCGGCACCATCGAGGGCCACTTCGTGGCGCGGTGCGCGGAGGCCGGGGTGACCCAGGACGAGTACTTCGCCCATGCGATGGGCGCGCTGCGCGAGCGCCCCGAACTCCACAAGCAGATGGAGCGCTCCGAGGAGCTGATGGAGGCGCGCGGCGGGGACACGGTGGAGGAGATGCGCGACCGGGACTTCGTCTTCGCGCTGGAGATCCTGATCGCGGGCATCGAGGCCAAGCGCGAGCGGTGA